One Flavobacterium sp. 90 DNA segment encodes these proteins:
- a CDS encoding prtrc system protein e, which produces METNFFKSILALQVAGNWKINIAKEETDKLIVSVLFFNDAIGDDARKKVPPILLKGTAEELDSGFFQAIAEPVQDTAKLFANMEQFLKEKEQAKVSSQMEKDNILKRDKEKSELQKQYESAMKKAEELETAGKFKEAWMKVPQADLYPEYKDIIHARKAELSDKFPVDLFNDPNTDEPC; this is translated from the coding sequence ATGGAAACCAATTTTTTTAAATCAATCCTCGCCTTGCAGGTAGCAGGTAATTGGAAAATAAACATAGCCAAAGAAGAGACAGACAAACTCATTGTATCAGTATTGTTTTTTAACGATGCCATTGGCGATGATGCCCGAAAAAAAGTACCGCCCATTTTGCTAAAAGGTACAGCCGAAGAACTCGACAGCGGATTTTTTCAGGCAATTGCAGAGCCTGTGCAAGATACAGCGAAGCTTTTTGCCAATATGGAGCAGTTCCTAAAAGAAAAAGAACAGGCAAAAGTGAGTTCCCAAATGGAAAAGGACAACATTCTTAAAAGGGATAAGGAAAAATCAGAATTGCAGAAACAGTACGAATCAGCCATGAAAAAAGCAGAGGAACTCGAAACGGCAGGTAAATTTAAGGAAGCGTGGATGAAAGTGCCACAGGCTGACCTGTATCCTGAATACAAGGACATCATTCACGCCCGCAAAGCCGAACTTTCCGACAAGTTCCCTGTTGACCTTTTCAATGACCCTAATACAGACGAACCATGTTAA
- a CDS encoding PRTRC system protein B, producing the protein MKDITTAFGTLYNPVKAFVVYQKNSAEKSIYVEAYDMDKNGCPINAHPLSLRESTQLAGALDTSEELTRRFLKPSGLLPKNILYLNPEQGGYVIWYTPAQKVDLFFVEGLGIANGKASVPPLLWKASKNTLSIYAMDTQIEINEQTALYHAPFCNVYKDGKVCLGTVSVNIQADCLLEEFISLWEQYFFNSYFSHVIGNTSPVKGNIIQLWQKLVGRSKTFPLKSLLKNGLTIKNLLS; encoded by the coding sequence ATGAAAGATATAACCACCGCATTTGGAACATTGTACAATCCTGTAAAAGCCTTTGTCGTCTATCAGAAAAATTCCGCTGAAAAATCCATTTATGTGGAAGCCTATGACATGGATAAAAATGGCTGTCCAATTAATGCCCATCCCTTAAGCCTTAGGGAAAGCACACAGCTTGCGGGTGCCTTGGACACTTCGGAAGAACTGACACGCAGATTCTTAAAACCATCGGGACTGCTTCCCAAAAATATACTGTATCTAAATCCGGAGCAGGGTGGTTATGTCATTTGGTACACGCCTGCTCAAAAAGTTGATTTGTTTTTCGTGGAGGGTTTAGGCATTGCAAACGGCAAAGCATCCGTACCGCCATTGTTATGGAAAGCTTCAAAAAATACCTTATCCATTTATGCAATGGACACCCAAATAGAAATAAACGAACAGACTGCCCTTTACCATGCCCCTTTTTGTAATGTGTATAAAGACGGTAAGGTCTGCCTCGGTACAGTATCAGTTAACATACAGGCAGATTGTCTCTTGGAAGAATTCATTTCGCTTTGGGAACAGTATTTTTTCAACAGCTATTTCAGTCACGTGATTGGAAATACAAGTCCTGTAAAAGGAAACATTATTCAGCTTTGGCAGAAACTTGTGGGTCGTTCAAAGACATTCCCCCTGAAATCCTTACTTAAAAATGGTTTAACAATTAAAAATCTATTATCATGA
- a CDS encoding DUF932 domain-containing protein: MAHNINYSEQSGKHSFFSTKQKAWHNLGQIITDYPTSAEAIAHAGLDYEVEKRKIFTTSSAEIILDKQTIPSKIEVPNYYSTVRTDNDAVLGVVGKDYQILQNRDAFSFFDSIVGGDGILYETAGALGKGERIFITAKLPDYIRVGNDDLIEKYLFLTTSHDGSGSITAAFTPIRIVCNNTLNAAMNNKTNTVRIRHTSNAKQRLEQAHKVMGISDMLSSQMENIFNHWTKIRITDNEVKKFIQSALVPSKEVLKTIQDGKEDELSTCFTNMVDSAFEYAMSDPTQLMETTKGTVFGAYNSLTGYFQNVRNYKDEEAKLTSLLMGGTAQIRTQSAFNLCLDFATKGSDALILN; encoded by the coding sequence ATGGCACACAATATAAATTACAGCGAGCAGTCAGGAAAACACAGTTTTTTCAGTACTAAACAAAAAGCATGGCACAATTTGGGACAGATTATTACCGATTACCCAACAAGCGCCGAGGCAATTGCGCACGCAGGTTTGGATTATGAAGTAGAAAAACGTAAAATTTTCACAACCAGTTCAGCCGAAATTATTTTGGATAAGCAAACCATTCCGAGTAAAATAGAGGTACCAAATTACTACAGTACGGTGCGCACCGATAATGATGCCGTACTCGGCGTGGTCGGAAAAGACTACCAAATCTTACAAAACAGGGATGCCTTTTCTTTTTTTGACAGCATAGTAGGCGGTGACGGTATCCTATACGAAACCGCAGGGGCACTCGGTAAAGGGGAACGCATTTTTATAACCGCTAAACTCCCTGATTATATCAGGGTTGGAAACGATGATTTGATTGAAAAATATCTTTTCCTGACCACTTCCCACGACGGAAGCGGAAGCATTACCGCAGCATTCACGCCCATACGAATTGTATGCAACAATACCCTTAATGCCGCTATGAACAATAAAACCAATACCGTTCGTATTCGTCATACCTCCAATGCCAAACAGCGTTTGGAACAGGCACATAAAGTAATGGGTATATCCGATATGTTATCGTCGCAGATGGAGAATATTTTTAACCATTGGACAAAAATCCGCATCACGGACAATGAAGTAAAAAAATTCATACAGTCCGCCCTTGTTCCGAGTAAAGAGGTGCTTAAAACCATACAAGATGGTAAGGAAGACGAACTCTCGACTTGTTTTACAAATATGGTCGATAGTGCTTTTGAATATGCCATGAGCGACCCGACACAGCTTATGGAAACCACTAAAGGAACTGTCTTTGGGGCATACAATTCTTTGACAGGCTATTTTCAGAATGTGAGAAATTATAAAGATGAAGAGGCTAAATTAACTTCCCTTTTGATGGGTGGAACAGCACAGATTCGCACACAGTCCGCTTTTAATCTTTGTTTGGATTTTGCCACTAAAGGTTCGGATGCCTTGATTCTTAATTAA
- a CDS encoding SAVED domain-containing protein, whose product MSNTSIPPKIKNQLLVKSAGRCQFRGCNQSLYKDLITKRDFNKSYIAHIVGDKSTGPRGDVIQSPILANAVSNLMLLCDGCHRRIDAENGIHFSVSELMDMKKEHEERIENVTAIAPNMYSHILTYKANVGVFTPEMSYQTVSQFLYPTYYPAIADTIDLSLSNSVQRDRDSAFWTTEIANLEAQFDRKLFQNYAKGEIKHLSVFAFAPIPLLIKLGTLINDIYTANIHQKVRNPNTWNLDDDTTEVKYRLIEPVKKHKTVALNISLSATITNDRITQVLGEECDVFTFTIDNPFNDYLKSKKHLEDFSIAIRQLFNQIKAKYDAQTPIHIFPAIPIAKAVELGRVWMPKADMPLFLYDQNTANDGFTKVIEIVNS is encoded by the coding sequence ATGAGCAATACATCTATTCCACCTAAAATAAAAAATCAACTTTTAGTAAAATCTGCTGGGCGTTGTCAGTTTAGAGGCTGTAATCAATCATTATACAAAGATTTAATTACAAAAAGAGATTTTAATAAATCATATATTGCTCACATTGTTGGAGATAAATCGACAGGACCTAGAGGCGATGTGATTCAATCTCCAATTTTAGCAAATGCGGTATCAAATTTAATGCTACTATGTGATGGTTGCCATAGAAGAATTGATGCTGAAAACGGCATACATTTTTCTGTATCAGAATTAATGGATATGAAAAAAGAACACGAAGAGCGCATTGAGAATGTTACAGCTATTGCACCAAATATGTATAGCCATATACTTACTTACAAAGCTAATGTAGGGGTGTTTACACCAGAAATGAGTTACCAAACAGTAAGCCAATTTCTTTATCCAACCTATTATCCAGCAATTGCTGACACTATTGATTTAAGTTTATCCAATAGTGTACAAAGAGATAGAGACAGTGCGTTTTGGACAACTGAAATAGCAAATTTAGAAGCACAATTCGATAGGAAATTATTCCAGAATTATGCAAAAGGAGAAATTAAGCATTTATCCGTCTTTGCTTTTGCGCCAATTCCATTACTTATAAAATTAGGTACACTTATCAATGATATTTATACGGCTAATATTCATCAAAAAGTACGCAATCCTAATACTTGGAATTTAGATGATGATACCACAGAGGTAAAATATAGACTAATAGAACCTGTGAAAAAGCATAAAACGGTGGCTTTAAATATTTCTTTAAGTGCTACCATTACTAATGATAGAATTACTCAAGTTTTAGGCGAAGAATGCGATGTTTTTACATTTACAATAGATAATCCATTTAATGATTATTTAAAGAGTAAAAAACATTTAGAAGATTTTAGTATTGCAATTAGACAATTATTTAATCAAATAAAAGCTAAATATGATGCACAAACTCCAATCCATATTTTCCCTGCAATTCCTATAGCTAAAGCAGTGGAATTAGGAAGAGTTTGGATGCCGAAAGCAGATATGCCGTTATTTCTTTATGACCAAAATACTGCTAATGATGGATTTACAAAAGTGATAGAAATTGTAAATAGTTAA
- a CDS encoding nucleotidyltransferase, which translates to MLTIQQKTEFSEILDELGETLDITESQFNAAVTSYNAVGNWLCSDESKLKPYSPSVKPQGSFLIGTTIQPYTDGQDIDIDLVCELTGKNPQWTQKDLKDIVKEQLEAHKKYESILDEEGRRCWTLKYRENSVNNDQYHMDILPAVIANGYNVVLTKFFSESRNINFDSLAIRITDKELLNYEVATDPDNWLQSNPFGYAKWFIDRAETSNLKLFSLNESIKPVPKFQKRRLPLQRVVQILKRHRDMMFKDDKEKPISIIITTLAAYAYEGQTNVLDALVGVIDRMHLFVEDAIDQDTGEAYRFVGNPVNLSENFADRWRDTPAKEKKFNDWLKKVKFDINNAGQQSGQHNIIRNLSESFGENAVKKAFTNIGNKTKLMTDGGINNFNAAVGLTSTGTSAIKPHNFYGSEE; encoded by the coding sequence ATGCTAACAATACAACAGAAAACAGAATTCAGCGAAATATTAGACGAATTAGGAGAAACTCTTGACATAACTGAAAGTCAATTTAATGCAGCTGTAACCAGTTACAATGCGGTTGGTAATTGGCTTTGTAGTGATGAATCAAAATTAAAACCTTACAGTCCAAGTGTAAAACCTCAAGGCTCATTTTTAATTGGGACAACTATTCAGCCTTATACAGATGGTCAGGATATTGACATTGATTTAGTATGTGAATTAACAGGTAAAAATCCTCAATGGACACAAAAAGACTTAAAGGATATTGTCAAGGAACAGTTAGAAGCTCATAAAAAATATGAATCTATTCTTGATGAAGAAGGAAGAAGATGCTGGACTTTGAAGTACAGGGAAAACTCGGTAAATAACGACCAGTACCATATGGATATTCTGCCGGCTGTTATTGCTAATGGCTACAATGTCGTATTGACCAAATTTTTTTCAGAATCTAGAAACATTAATTTTGATAGTTTGGCAATTAGAATAACAGATAAAGAGTTATTAAACTATGAAGTGGCAACTGATCCTGATAATTGGTTGCAAAGTAATCCTTTTGGTTATGCAAAATGGTTTATCGACAGAGCAGAAACTAGTAATCTCAAACTTTTCTCTTTAAACGAATCTATTAAACCAGTACCTAAATTCCAAAAGAGAAGATTGCCTTTACAGAGAGTGGTTCAAATTTTAAAGCGTCATAGAGATATGATGTTTAAGGATGATAAAGAAAAACCAATATCAATAATTATTACCACTTTAGCGGCTTATGCTTATGAAGGACAAACCAATGTCCTTGATGCTTTGGTTGGAGTAATTGATAGAATGCACTTATTTGTGGAAGATGCAATTGACCAAGATACTGGAGAAGCATACAGATTTGTGGGTAATCCTGTTAATCTTTCTGAAAACTTTGCTGACCGTTGGAGAGATACCCCAGCCAAAGAAAAAAAGTTTAATGATTGGTTGAAAAAGGTGAAATTTGATATTAATAATGCTGGACAACAAAGTGGTCAGCATAATATTATCAGAAATCTTTCAGAATCATTTGGAGAAAATGCGGTTAAAAAGGCATTTACAAATATTGGAAACAAAACGAAATTAATGACTGATGGTGGTATAAATAATTTTAATGCTGCAGTTGGATTAACTTCAACAGGAACAAGTGCAATTAAACCTCATAATTTTTATGGCTCAGAAGAATAA
- a CDS encoding class I SAM-dependent DNA methyltransferase, protein MAENKITQKEINNIVWKACDTLRPVMGSEQYKDYILTLLFIKYLSDVWKDKVEQYRIKYPDNEEMIKRQLQRERFILPEISNFDYLFQNRNEANIGEIIDIGLTALEDANRSKLAMVFRSISFNSETVFGQTKQRNAIMKNLLVDFSQLDLQPSHLKDNDIIGDSYEFLISKFAGESGKKSGEFYTPSEVSTLLAKLLDPQPGNRMCDPTAGSGSLLIKMADEIEGKNYSLYGQENNGSTWALCRMNMFLHEQDSATIEWGDTINNPKLLENDQLMKFHIVGANPPFSLDKWGADTAASDQFNRFHRGVPPKSKGDYAFISHMIETTYEDVGKVGVIVPHGVLFRSSSEGQIRKKLIDENLLEAVIGLPANLFFGTGIPAAILIFNRGKGTNKDILFIDASREFENDKNQNKLRDSDIEHIVTAFKAFKAATPLTTEKGAAVEDKYSYRATMADIIENDYNLNIPRYVDTFEEEEEVDIKATHTNITELKKQLTEVENQMENYLKDLNLI, encoded by the coding sequence ATGGCAGAGAATAAAATAACCCAAAAGGAAATCAATAATATTGTTTGGAAGGCTTGCGATACTTTACGCCCAGTAATGGGAAGTGAACAATACAAGGATTATATATTGACACTATTGTTTATAAAATATCTATCTGATGTTTGGAAGGACAAAGTAGAACAATACCGTATTAAATATCCCGATAATGAAGAAATGATAAAGCGCCAATTACAAAGAGAGCGTTTCATATTGCCGGAAATTAGCAATTTTGATTACTTGTTTCAAAATCGAAATGAAGCTAACATTGGTGAAATTATTGACATCGGATTAACAGCTCTAGAGGATGCCAACCGTTCTAAATTAGCAATGGTTTTCCGTAGTATTTCTTTTAATTCTGAAACAGTTTTTGGTCAAACCAAACAACGTAATGCTATTATGAAAAACCTATTGGTTGATTTTTCACAATTAGACTTACAGCCATCACATTTAAAAGACAACGACATCATTGGAGATAGTTATGAATTTCTAATCTCAAAATTTGCAGGAGAAAGTGGCAAGAAATCAGGAGAATTCTATACGCCAAGTGAAGTCAGTACGCTATTAGCGAAACTATTGGATCCGCAACCGGGCAATAGAATGTGTGATCCCACTGCAGGGTCGGGTTCTTTGTTGATTAAAATGGCTGATGAAATAGAAGGTAAAAATTATTCACTTTACGGTCAAGAAAATAACGGTAGCACTTGGGCATTATGCCGTATGAATATGTTTTTGCACGAACAAGACAGTGCTACTATAGAATGGGGAGATACCATCAATAATCCAAAATTATTGGAAAATGATCAACTGATGAAGTTCCATATTGTGGGAGCGAATCCACCATTTTCACTCGACAAATGGGGAGCTGATACAGCGGCTTCTGACCAATTCAACCGTTTTCACAGAGGCGTTCCTCCAAAGAGCAAAGGAGATTATGCTTTTATCAGTCACATGATAGAAACTACATACGAAGACGTTGGAAAAGTTGGGGTTATTGTACCACACGGCGTATTGTTTCGCAGCAGTAGCGAAGGACAAATCCGTAAAAAACTAATTGATGAAAATTTATTGGAGGCTGTTATCGGTTTGCCTGCTAACCTATTTTTTGGCACAGGAATTCCAGCCGCTATATTAATTTTTAACAGAGGAAAAGGAACCAATAAAGACATTTTATTTATTGATGCCAGTCGTGAATTTGAGAATGACAAAAATCAAAATAAATTAAGAGATAGTGACATCGAGCATATTGTAACAGCATTCAAGGCTTTTAAAGCTGCTACACCCCTAACCACCGAAAAAGGGGCTGCTGTAGAAGACAAATACAGCTATCGTGCTACAATGGCGGATATTATCGAAAACGATTATAACCTTAATATTCCCCGTTATGTAGACACATTTGAAGAAGAGGAAGAAGTAGATATTAAAGCCACGCATACCAATATTACAGAACTGAAAAAACAACTAACCGAAGTAGAAAACCAAATGGAAAACTACTTGAAAGACCTAAATTTAATATAA
- a CDS encoding PRTRC system ThiF family protein — translation MNSLKPMHYTANYLINPTNPITVNLIGAGGTGSRMLTELARINHSLIALGHAGLHVNLFDDDVVTTANQGRQLFADAEVGLPKAVALINRTNRFFGTNWKALTEQFSTNNLKSLPNGGRANIYVSCVDTVTARFDIASFLKQAIENSNFERSKSLYWLDIGNSQNTGQAILSTIGEIKQPNSKLYRTVSHLPMVTDEFKELLELQMDNNEPSCSLAEALEKQDLFINAALASMGASLLWKLFREGMTAQRGFFLNLGTLRLEPVMVG, via the coding sequence ATGAACTCACTCAAACCCATGCATTATACAGCTAATTACCTGATAAATCCTACCAATCCCATTACGGTAAACCTCATTGGCGCAGGAGGAACGGGAAGCAGGATGCTGACAGAACTAGCAAGAATCAATCACAGCCTTATCGCTTTGGGTCATGCAGGATTACACGTCAATTTATTTGATGATGATGTGGTAACCACAGCCAATCAGGGCAGACAGCTTTTTGCAGATGCTGAGGTAGGACTTCCCAAAGCCGTAGCGCTTATCAATCGCACCAACCGCTTTTTTGGAACGAATTGGAAAGCCTTAACCGAACAGTTTAGTACCAACAATCTGAAATCCCTGCCCAATGGTGGCAGGGCAAATATTTACGTCAGTTGCGTGGATACCGTAACGGCACGTTTTGATATTGCATCTTTCTTAAAACAGGCTATAGAAAATAGTAATTTTGAACGTTCCAAATCACTCTATTGGCTCGACATCGGAAATTCCCAAAATACAGGGCAAGCCATATTGTCCACTATAGGAGAAATCAAACAGCCGAATTCCAAACTGTACAGGACAGTATCCCATCTTCCGATGGTAACAGATGAATTTAAGGAACTGCTCGAATTGCAGATGGATAATAATGAGCCGAGTTGTTCCCTTGCAGAAGCACTAGAAAAACAGGATTTGTTTATTAATGCTGCACTTGCCAGTATGGGGGCATCACTTTTATGGAAGCTGTTCCGTGAGGGCATGACTGCCCAAAGGGGATTTTTTCTGAATCTTGGCACTTTAAGGTTAGAACCTGTAATGGTGGGCTGA
- a CDS encoding restriction endonuclease subunit S codes for MNNNTMIKVMAKQITNDYKDSPIGIIPVDWYIKPVGEAFKICNNLRLPISQDERNKIKGEYPYYGPTKIQGYIDNYRIEGKYALIGEDGDHFLKWKELPMTLLVEGKFNVNNHAHIIEGIENLTEWFFYYFNHKELTPYLTRQGVGRYKLTKDSLSKIPCLLPPIKEQQKIASVLSIWDIAIDYCKLIIDNLKVRNKGLLNKLIIENEELKVKLGDIFVESKIPAINSNVNKRITVRLNLKGIEKRGVRGSEIEEATAYYLRKAGQFIYGKQNLHKGAFGIIPNELDGFESSSDIPAFDVNVNFNINYILYYFSRVHFFEKLEDISTGTGSKRIQPRELYKIHIKIPATIDKQNEIVEILDTANAELRQYEQKLETLRLQKKGLMQQLLTGKVRVKTNN; via the coding sequence ATGAATAATAACACGATGATAAAGGTAATGGCTAAACAAATAACTAACGACTATAAGGATAGTCCTATTGGCATCATTCCTGTGGATTGGTACATAAAACCTGTAGGAGAAGCATTTAAGATTTGTAATAATCTTAGATTGCCAATTAGTCAGGATGAAAGAAATAAAATAAAAGGCGAGTATCCATATTATGGTCCCACTAAGATTCAGGGCTACATAGACAATTATAGAATTGAGGGAAAATATGCACTTATTGGAGAAGATGGGGATCACTTTTTAAAATGGAAAGAGCTTCCAATGACTTTATTGGTGGAAGGAAAATTTAATGTAAATAACCATGCACATATAATAGAAGGAATAGAGAATCTAACAGAATGGTTTTTCTATTATTTTAATCATAAAGAATTGACACCTTACTTAACTAGACAAGGTGTAGGTAGATATAAACTTACTAAGGATTCTTTGAGTAAGATCCCTTGTTTATTACCTCCGATTAAAGAACAACAAAAAATAGCATCAGTATTATCTATCTGGGATATAGCTATTGATTATTGTAAATTGATTATTGATAATTTAAAAGTTAGAAATAAAGGCCTTTTAAATAAATTGATAATTGAAAATGAGGAATTAAAAGTAAAATTAGGAGACATATTTGTCGAAAGTAAAATTCCTGCTATCAATTCAAATGTAAATAAAAGAATTACAGTAAGATTGAATTTAAAAGGAATTGAGAAAAGAGGAGTTAGAGGAAGTGAAATAGAAGAGGCGACTGCATATTATTTAAGAAAAGCTGGACAATTTATTTATGGTAAACAAAATTTGCATAAAGGAGCGTTCGGTATTATCCCAAATGAGTTAGATGGATTTGAAAGCAGTTCGGACATACCTGCTTTTGATGTAAATGTAAATTTTAATATAAATTATATTTTATATTATTTTTCAAGAGTGCATTTTTTTGAAAAACTTGAAGATATTTCTACTGGTACCGGTTCAAAACGTATTCAACCACGAGAACTTTATAAAATTCATATTAAAATACCTGCCACTATAGATAAACAAAATGAAATCGTTGAAATTCTAGATACAGCAAATGCAGAATTAAGACAGTATGAACAAAAATTAGAAACCTTACGATTACAGAAAAAAGGATTGATGCAACAGTTATTAACTGGAAAAGTGAGAGTAAAAACCAATAATTAA
- a CDS encoding PRTRC system protein C — MLTATTLERIFIFRDKEQEICLADPSPSFSPEAVLNFYAQTYPILTTATIEGPSINNDAVQYKFISQIGTKG; from the coding sequence ATGTTAACAGCGACAACCTTAGAGCGCATCTTTATCTTCAGGGATAAAGAGCAGGAGATTTGCCTTGCCGACCCATCGCCATCATTCAGTCCTGAAGCGGTACTCAATTTTTATGCCCAGACCTATCCGATTTTAACCACGGCAACCATAGAAGGACCAAGTATAAACAACGATGCGGTGCAGTATAAATTTATATCACAAATCGGCACAAAAGGATAA
- a CDS encoding single-stranded DNA-binding protein yields the protein MEITGRLTADASVQKVNNDKQVVNFSIAINDNYKPKGSTELKEVVTYIECSYWLNTATAKWLKKGTLVQLFGRIGMNVYNNSEGVAVGSLTFHTNNIKILVFPKKVESTEANTAVKEKKAKKTAEVPF from the coding sequence ATGGAAATCACAGGACGATTAACAGCAGATGCATCAGTTCAAAAAGTGAACAATGACAAACAAGTGGTCAATTTCAGCATTGCCATAAATGACAATTACAAACCAAAAGGCAGTACCGAGCTAAAAGAAGTCGTAACCTATATCGAATGTTCGTATTGGTTAAATACTGCTACAGCGAAGTGGCTGAAAAAAGGAACACTCGTACAGCTCTTTGGGCGTATTGGCATGAATGTCTACAATAACAGCGAAGGCGTAGCGGTGGGCAGTTTGACCTTTCACACCAACAATATTAAAATTTTGGTTTTCCCAAAAAAAGTAGAAAGTACTGAGGCCAATACAGCAGTAAAGGAAAAGAAAGCAAAAAAAACAGCAGAAGTACCTTTTTAA
- a CDS encoding response regulator, with the protein MLEQQNLQKIIYLADDDEDDRMLFFDAVLDLKLPAAVTAAEDGIQLLDMLSQAVKQLPEIIFLDINMPGKSGFDCLEEIRSAKGDLKKVKIVMLSTSKNPDNIELSFELGADLYAVKPSTFQGLKNLLQKIFEMDWNSVKKKRSKIPAGLNIIYIYIFNFFCGLKSASIV; encoded by the coding sequence ATGTTAGAACAGCAAAACTTACAAAAGATCATTTATTTAGCAGATGATGATGAAGACGACAGAATGTTATTTTTTGATGCGGTGCTGGATTTAAAGCTTCCTGCTGCTGTAACGGCTGCTGAGGATGGGATACAGCTTCTCGATATGCTTTCACAGGCTGTAAAGCAGCTTCCTGAAATTATTTTCCTTGATATTAATATGCCGGGCAAAAGTGGTTTTGACTGCCTTGAAGAAATCCGAAGTGCGAAAGGCGATCTGAAAAAAGTGAAGATTGTCATGCTCTCCACCAGCAAAAATCCTGACAATATTGAACTATCCTTCGAACTTGGTGCTGACCTTTATGCTGTTAAACCGAGTACTTTTCAAGGATTGAAAAATCTGCTGCAGAAAATTTTTGAAATGGACTGGAACAGCGTTAAAAAAAAACGATCGAAAATTCCTGCTGGCCTGAATATCATATATATATATATCTTCAATTTCTTTTGTGGATTAAAATCAGCGTCTATAGTATAA
- a CDS encoding restriction endonuclease subunit S, with amino-acid sequence MEVKLKEIANIQFGYYGQPSKKGTIPYLQAKHFNEMGQYNGENDTFLEEDPKSVANLLQNEDILFVAKGFRFFATLYKEELGKAVASSIFFILRTDKTRIIPAYLVSVLNLPKNLLHFQQSGAGSTIPSIRKNELADFTFNLIPLEEQQKVVALQELYLKDMELTNAIMKEKQKLFQTTISTIIK; translated from the coding sequence ATGGAAGTTAAATTAAAAGAAATAGCAAATATTCAGTTTGGGTATTACGGACAACCAAGTAAAAAAGGTACTATTCCATATCTACAGGCCAAACATTTCAATGAAATGGGGCAATATAATGGAGAAAATGATACCTTTTTGGAAGAAGACCCAAAATCAGTAGCTAACTTATTGCAAAATGAAGATATTCTTTTCGTTGCGAAAGGATTTCGCTTTTTTGCTACCTTATATAAAGAAGAACTTGGTAAGGCGGTTGCCTCTTCAATATTTTTTATTTTACGAACTGATAAAACCAGAATTATTCCTGCTTATTTGGTTTCAGTACTTAATCTTCCTAAAAACTTATTGCACTTTCAGCAATCAGGTGCAGGAAGTACAATTCCATCTATTCGTAAAAATGAATTAGCTGACTTTACTTTTAATCTAATACCATTAGAAGAACAGCAAAAAGTGGTGGCATTACAAGAGCTATATCTGAAAGATATGGAGCTTACCAATGCTATAATGAAAGAGAAACAAAAGTTATTTCAAACAACAATTTCAACAATTATAAAATAA